The genomic interval AAGGCGACCGGCGAGGTCCAGACGCTGCAGATAGACCCGAAGGTCGTCGACCCGGAGGATGTCGAGACCCTGCAGGACCTGGTGGTGGGCGCGATCAACGCCGCGACCGCCAACGCCCAGCAGCTGGCCGCGGAGAAGCTGGGCCCGCTGGCCGGCGGCATGGGCGGGGGTTCGATGCCCGGCCTGCCGTTCTGAGCGCGGGGCCACCGCGTTGTACGAGGGTCCGGTTCAGGATCTGATCGACGAGCTGGGCAAGCTGCCCGGCGTCGGTCCCAAGAGCGCGCAGCGGATCGCGTTCCACCTGCTGTCGGTCGAGCCGCCGGAGATCGACCGGTTGCAGGCCGCGCTGCAGAAGGTGCGCGACGGGGTGCGGTTCTGTTCGGTGTGCGGCACCGTGTCCGACGGTGAGCTGTGCCGCATCTGCGCCGACCCGCGCCGCGACCGCACCCTCATCTGCGTGGTCGAGGAACCCAAGGATGTGCAGGCCATCGAGCGCACCCGGGAGTTCCGCGGCCGCTACCACGTGCTCGGCGGCGCACTGGACCCGCTGTCCGGTATCGGC from Nocardia wallacei carries:
- a CDS encoding YbaB/EbfC family nucleoid-associated protein encodes the protein MEPGGQVDMQALLAQAQQMQQAVMAAQAELAESVVEGEAGGGLVKVTVKATGEVQTLQIDPKVVDPEDVETLQDLVVGAINAATANAQQLAAEKLGPLAGGMGGGSMPGLPF
- the recR gene encoding recombination mediator RecR, whose amino-acid sequence is MYEGPVQDLIDELGKLPGVGPKSAQRIAFHLLSVEPPEIDRLQAALQKVRDGVRFCSVCGTVSDGELCRICADPRRDRTLICVVEEPKDVQAIERTREFRGRYHVLGGALDPLSGIGPDQLRIRELLGRIGNQDDGVDVTEVIIATDPNTEGEATATYLVRMLRDFPGLSVTRLASGLPMGGDLEFADELTLGRALSGRRAL